A single region of the Coriobacteriia bacterium genome encodes:
- a CDS encoding cytochrome b N-terminal domain-containing protein translates to MAKANGWWESRLGLKSALRATLDEEIPGGAKFTYALGSATILTFITLAVTGIWELFYYVPSTSGAYNSVNYIRYTVPFGWLIHGLHFWAASAMVVLVLLHLVQAFLWGAFKKPRELTWVLGAALLILTLGSVFSGGPLGWDEKGFWAANVGAGLAGSIPGIGTFLQGLVFGGQPIGQSTLSRLFAFHIALFPILILGLFALHMIAFRKGGAAGSIKESTKKGEFWPDQVLMDLLVFSGILTVLVWLSATAMPAVSGPGDPVDPTYVARPDWPFLWLFQMLKYLSGSLEWLGFVLVPLVGILLLFAVPWLERKEARSPAKRPIPMIVFAIIVVGISALTYLGATAQPPAVTAPTGTPPPTPATALETTPNTGLSVASHTIGSTEHGQVLFVAYCQQCHGVEGKKGITNPNSADGEIPAINPIDPEISGADKQGKIADVQKFVDGLDNYLQNGSSPDASPDGADPMYKMPSFGNTYALSQPQIADVEAYVLELNGVERVALPNPDAPKTYALWTLGGFFVVAVVGGVALVGGRKKRR, encoded by the coding sequence GTGGCAAAAGCAAACGGTTGGTGGGAAAGCAGGCTGGGACTGAAGAGTGCGCTTCGCGCGACGCTCGACGAGGAGATCCCCGGCGGAGCCAAGTTCACATACGCCCTTGGCAGCGCGACGATCCTGACCTTCATCACCCTCGCGGTCACCGGCATATGGGAGCTCTTCTACTACGTGCCGAGCACCTCGGGTGCGTACAACAGCGTCAACTACATCCGCTACACGGTGCCATTTGGATGGCTGATTCACGGCCTCCACTTCTGGGCCGCCAGTGCGATGGTCGTTCTCGTCCTTCTCCATCTGGTTCAAGCGTTCTTGTGGGGCGCATTCAAGAAGCCGCGCGAGCTGACCTGGGTTCTGGGCGCGGCGCTGTTGATACTCACGCTGGGCTCGGTGTTCAGTGGCGGGCCACTCGGCTGGGATGAGAAGGGTTTCTGGGCCGCGAACGTGGGGGCAGGGCTCGCAGGCAGCATCCCCGGCATCGGCACCTTCCTGCAGGGGCTCGTCTTTGGCGGACAACCCATCGGACAGTCCACGCTCTCTCGGCTGTTCGCGTTCCACATCGCCCTGTTCCCGATTCTCATTCTGGGCTTGTTCGCGCTGCACATGATCGCGTTTCGCAAGGGAGGCGCAGCGGGCTCGATCAAGGAGAGCACCAAGAAGGGCGAGTTCTGGCCCGATCAAGTACTCATGGATCTGCTCGTATTCTCGGGCATCCTGACGGTGCTGGTATGGCTGAGCGCCACAGCGATGCCTGCCGTCAGCGGGCCAGGCGACCCGGTCGATCCCACCTACGTCGCACGACCGGACTGGCCGTTCCTCTGGCTCTTCCAGATGCTCAAGTACCTCTCCGGGTCGCTGGAGTGGCTGGGCTTCGTTCTTGTGCCGCTCGTGGGCATCCTGCTGCTCTTCGCCGTGCCGTGGCTCGAGCGCAAAGAGGCTCGCAGCCCCGCAAAGCGGCCCATCCCGATGATCGTCTTCGCCATCATCGTCGTCGGCATCTCGGCACTGACGTATCTGGGGGCCACGGCGCAGCCGCCGGCGGTCACAGCGCCTACCGGCACTCCCCCGCCGACCCCGGCCACGGCGCTTGAGACAACGCCCAACACGGGGCTGAGCGTCGCTTCGCACACGATCGGCTCGACGGAGCACGGTCAGGTGCTCTTCGTCGCATACTGCCAGCAGTGCCATGGCGTTGAGGGCAAGAAGGGCATCACCAACCCCAACTCCGCAGACGGCGAGATCCCGGCGATCAACCCGATCGATCCGGAGATCAGCGGCGCCGACAAGCAAGGCAAGATCGCCGACGTCCAGAAGTTCGTCGACGGCTTGGACAACTACCTGCAAAACGGCTCGTCACCCGACGCATCGCCCGATGGCGCGGACCCGATGTATAAGATGCCGTCGTTCGGCAACACATACGCGCTCTCGCAGCCACAGATCGCCGACGTGGAGGCCTACGTGCTCGAGCTCAATGGCGTTGAGAGGGTGGCGCTCCCGAATCCCGACGCCCCCAAGACGTACGCGCTGTGGACGCTCGGCGGGTTCTTCGTGGTCGCGGTCGTTGGCGGCGTGGCGCTCGTGGGTGGGCGCAAGAAGAGGCGATAG
- a CDS encoding aldo/keto reductase, with product MLYRKLGPNGPDVSVLGFGAMRLPVVGGQSDAIDEPLATQMMRTAIDAGVNYVDTAYPYHGNSMTEHGHSEEVVGHALADGYRDRVHVATKLPSWLVKTRGDMDRYLEGQLERLGTDHIDCYLLHALNDVYWENLEALGVTEFLDAALADGRIRYAGFSYHHDLPTFKRIVDAYDWTFTQIQYNLLDVDYQAGERGLRYACARGLGVIVMEPLKGGRLAGHVPDDIAAAWASAEADRTPAEWALRWVWNDADVSMLLSGMSTPEQLAENLRIADEGVADSLTAEELDLVEHVRDIYRSRIVADCTACRYCLPCPAGVDIPGCIRQLNNASLYDDVESARRGYSHIAVKASACTQCGSCEERCPQGIPIPDVLQEAVDLFGE from the coding sequence GTGCTCTATCGCAAGCTCGGCCCCAACGGGCCTGATGTCTCGGTTCTTGGATTCGGCGCCATGCGCCTCCCGGTAGTCGGCGGGCAGTCCGATGCGATCGACGAGCCCTTGGCCACGCAGATGATGCGCACGGCCATCGACGCAGGCGTCAACTACGTCGACACCGCCTACCCGTACCACGGTAACTCGATGACCGAGCACGGGCACAGCGAGGAGGTTGTCGGCCACGCGCTTGCCGACGGATACCGCGATCGCGTGCACGTGGCGACGAAACTCCCGAGCTGGCTCGTCAAGACGCGCGGCGACATGGACCGGTATCTCGAAGGCCAGCTCGAGCGTCTCGGCACCGACCACATCGACTGCTACCTGCTCCACGCCCTCAACGACGTGTACTGGGAGAACCTCGAAGCACTCGGCGTCACGGAGTTCCTCGACGCGGCGCTGGCTGACGGGCGCATCCGCTACGCCGGCTTCTCGTACCACCACGACCTCCCCACGTTCAAGCGGATCGTGGACGCCTACGACTGGACGTTCACCCAGATCCAGTACAACCTGCTCGACGTCGACTACCAGGCTGGCGAGCGGGGCTTGCGCTACGCATGCGCGCGCGGCTTGGGTGTCATCGTGATGGAGCCGCTGAAGGGCGGTCGCCTCGCTGGGCATGTGCCCGACGACATCGCCGCCGCGTGGGCGAGCGCCGAGGCCGACCGCACGCCCGCCGAGTGGGCGCTTCGCTGGGTGTGGAACGACGCCGACGTGAGCATGCTGCTCTCCGGCATGAGCACGCCCGAGCAGCTCGCCGAGAATCTTCGCATCGCCGATGAGGGCGTCGCCGACTCGCTCACCGCCGAGGAGCTCGATCTCGTCGAGCACGTGCGCGACATCTACCGCTCGCGCATCGTCGCCGACTGCACCGCGTGCCGCTACTGCCTGCCGTGCCCAGCCGGCGTCGACATACCCGGCTGCATCCGGCAACTCAACAACGCGTCGCTCTACGACGATGTCGAGTCTGCGCGACGCGGCTACAGCCACATCGCGGTGAAGGCCTCGGCTTGTACACAGTGCGGAAGTTGCGAGGAGCGCTGCCCGCAGGGAATCCCGATTCCCGACGTGCTGCAAGAGGCCGTCGACCTGTTCGGCGAGTAG
- a CDS encoding ubiquinol-cytochrome c reductase iron-sulfur subunit, which translates to MAQDARNESGEVSRRGFVGWAVGLGAGFVALVAGIPLVGSLAESSAAATPGDYVQVADVSGIPVGEPFGISFAQETQDAFNVTMLPHSVYALKKSDTEIVVYSPVCPHLGCQVYFDRAANEYVCPCHASKFAVDGARISGPTPRGLDTLPSKIEKGALFVQWVQYKPGIAEKTPV; encoded by the coding sequence ATGGCCCAAGATGCGCGAAACGAGAGCGGCGAGGTCTCCCGCCGCGGGTTCGTAGGCTGGGCGGTGGGACTCGGAGCCGGATTCGTGGCGCTCGTCGCCGGAATCCCGCTCGTCGGGTCGCTCGCAGAGTCTAGCGCCGCCGCGACACCTGGCGACTACGTGCAGGTCGCCGACGTCTCGGGGATACCCGTGGGCGAGCCGTTCGGGATCTCCTTCGCCCAGGAGACCCAAGACGCCTTCAACGTCACGATGCTGCCGCACTCGGTGTACGCACTGAAGAAGTCCGACACCGAGATCGTCGTCTACTCACCGGTGTGCCCGCACCTGGGCTGCCAGGTTTACTTCGACCGAGCCGCAAACGAGTACGTGTGCCCGTGCCACGCGAGCAAGTTCGCCGTCGACGGCGCACGCATCTCAGGACCGACGCCACGTGGATTGGACACGCTCCCATCCAAGATCGAGAAGGGTGCCCTGTTCGTTCAGTGGGTCCAGTACAAGCCCGGTATCGCCGAGAAGACTCCGGTCTAA